Proteins co-encoded in one Arachis hypogaea cultivar Tifrunner chromosome 11, arahy.Tifrunner.gnm2.J5K5, whole genome shotgun sequence genomic window:
- the LOC112723144 gene encoding 3-oxo-Delta(4,5)-steroid 5-beta-reductase has product MENQHYVALIVGVTGMVGLNIAQALKKPDCKGGPWKVYGAARRPPPATWFPASIVDDFISFDAVDAATTQASLSPIAHEVTHLFWVALQFQEDEEANIATNKGMLHNVLTTLKSSPASRLTHVTLQTGTKHYMGPIFDPARSTQLLSHDPPFHEDMPRLPYPNFYYAQEDLLASHAPSLTYSVHRSSIIIGASSRSAINALVKLGAYAAVCRHLRLPFRYPGTRYTWEHFCDMTDSEVLAQQHVWAAVTDKAKNQAFNCTNGDLFTWKRMWKVLSELFDVEFVGFGENDEDRVDVVEFMRDKDEIWDEIVEKYGLVKTKLKEFAYYEALKVVLHFDFQHVSSMNKSKEYGFFGHANTFKRVTFWVHKLRFMKIIP; this is encoded by the coding sequence ATGGAGAACCAACATTATGTAGCGCTTATAGTTGGAGTCACAGGTATGGTTGGGCTTAACATAGCCCAAGCCTTGAAGAAGCCCGACTGCAAGGGAGGCCCATGGAAGGTTTACGGAGCAGCCCGCCGTCCCCCGCCCGCCACCTGGTTTCCTGCTTCCATCGTGGATGATTTCATCAGCTTCGACGCCGTCGATGCCGCCACCACACAAGCCAGCCTCTCCCCCATAGCCCACGAGGTCACACACCTCTTCTGGGTAGCTCTTCAGTTTCAGGAAGACGAAGAAGCCAACATTGCCACCAACAAAGGCATGCTCCACAACGTTCTCACCACACTCAAATCTTCCCCTGCTTCCCGCCTCACCCACGTAACCCTCCAAACCGGGACAAAACACTACATGGGCCCAATCTTTGACCCGGCCCGGTCAACTCAACTCTTGAGCCATGATCCCCCGTTTCACGAGGACATGCCCCGACTACCGTACCCAAACTTCTACTACGCTCAGGAGGATCTCCTTGCGTCCCACGCGCCTTCTCTGACGTACTCCGTTCACCGCTCCTCCATCATAATCGGCGCGTCTTCAAGGAGTGCAATCAACGCGCTGGTTAAGCTTGGGGCTTATGCCGCGGTTTGCCGCCACCTTAGGTTGCCGTTTCGTTACCCGGGAACACGGTACACGTGGGAGCATTTTTGCGACATGACAGACTCCGAGGTGTTAGCCCAGCAGCACGTGTGGGCAGCGGTTACGGACAAGGCCAAGAATCAAGCGTTCAATTGCACCAATGGTGACTTGTTTACGTGGAAGAGAATGTGGAAAGTGCTGAGTGAGTTGTTTGATGTTGAGTTTGTTGGGTTTGGTGAGAATGATGAAGATAGGGTTGATGTGGTGGAGTTTATGAGAGACAAAGACGAGATTTGGGATGAGATTGTGGAAAAGTATGGACTTGTCAAGACTAAGCTAAAGGAGTTTGCATATTATGAAGCCTTGAAAGTAGTCTTACATTTTGATTTTCAACATGTGTCTAGCATGAATAAGAGTAAGGAATACGGTTTCTTTGGCCACGCCAACACCTTCAAAAGGGTCACATTCTGGGTTCACAAACTGCGTTTCATGAAGATCATACCCTAG